GATAACAGCATTATTGCGCTAAAACACTCACGCCCATTTCCTCCAATTCCGCCCTGCCCTCATCGGAAATACCATTATCGGTAATCAGATAATCCACCTGATCCAAAGCCGCAATCTTCCCGAAGCCTTTCTTATTCAATTTTGAGGAATCCGCTAAAATCACAGTTTGATCCGCACATTCCATCATAATCTGGTTGAGATGAGCTTCCGCCGCATTGGAAGTACTGATTCCGAATTCAGGATCAATACCGTCTACACCTAGAAAAAGTTTATTGCAGGAAAACTGCTTAAGGATCCCTTCGGAAATGGAGCCCACTATAGAAGTAGAGCTTTTTCTAACTTCCCCCCCAAGCTGTATAATATTTATATTAGGATTATTACAAAGTTCAATAGCAACTCTCAAAGAAGATGTAAGTACAGTAAGCGGACCAAAGTTCACCAGCATTCTTGCCAGATAATGCATTGTGGTTCCGGAAGCCAGTATAATACTGTCGTTTTCCTGGATCAATGACAAAGCTGCTTTTGCAATAGCCTGTTTCGCCTCCACATTGATACTCTCTTTCTCTCCTACATTTTTTTCATAAGCATATCTTACCTGCTTACTTGCTCCTCCATGATTTCTGAAAAGAAGCCCCAGACTTTCGAGATAGTTCAGATCCTTTCGGATCGTAACCGAAGAAACATTGAGCTTTTCACACAGATCCTGAACAAGTACATGCCCTTTATCATCAAGCTCTTTCAGTATTTCATCCTGCCTTGGTAGTAGCTTTTCCATTTTATTCGTTTCCTCAAAAATACCATTTTATTTTTACATCTTAAAATTTCATTTATTTTCTTTTTGCTTTCATTTTTAATTTATATATTTGAAAACGAAACATAAACGAAACATTTATGAAACGAAACGAAGAACTCAGTAAGTTAACCAATGTAAAAGAATGGGACTTTATAGTCATAGGAGGAGGAGCCAGTGGTTTAGGTTCAGCATTAGACGCGGTAAGCAGAGGATTCAAAACATTATTGCTAGAATCTCATGACTTTGCGAAAGCAACATCCAGCAGAAGTACCAAATTGGTACACGGCGGAGTTAGATATCTTGCCCAGGGAGATGTCGGATTGGTAAAAGAAGCATTAAAGGAAAGAGGACTTTTAGCAAAAAACGCAGCACATATTGTAAAAAATCAGTCTTTCATTATTCCAAACTATACATGGTGGGGAGGAATCTATTATAAAATAGGGCTGTCCGTTTATGACTTCCTTGCCGGAAAACTAAGTTTGGGTAAAACAAGATACATCAGCAAATCAAAAACCGTTGAAAAACTTCCTACTATTGAACAAAACCACTTAATGAGCGGTGTTGTTTACCAGGACGGGCAATTTGACGATGCCAGACTTGCGGTTAACCTTACTCAAACAATCATTGAAAAAGGCGGAAGTGCTGTAAATTATGTAAAAGTAGTCAACCTTTTAAAAGATGACTCTGATAAAGTAATGGGAGTGGTTGCAGAAGATCAGTTTTCTAAGGAGCAATATCAGATTCACGGGAAAGTAGTCATTAATGCAACCGGTGTATTTACGAATGACATCCTTAATATGAACAATCCTAGGCACGGTAAACTGGTTGTACCGAGTCAGGGAATTCACCTTGTACTGGATAAATCCTTCCTTAAAAGTGATGATGCCATCATGATTCCGAAAACTTCAGACGGCAGGGTTTTATTTGTGGTTCCATGGCATGACAGAGCTTTAGTAGGAACTACGGATACTCTTTTAAAGGATGAAAATTTCGAACCTCGTGCTTTAGAAGAAGAAATTAGTTTTGTTTTAAATACCGCCAGACAATATCTATCTAAGAAACCAACTCGTGAAGATGTAAAATCAGTTTTCGCAGGCCTTCGTCCACTTGCCGCTCCTAAAGACGGAAGCAAAAGTACAAAAGAGGTTTCCCGAAGCCATAAAGTGATTACTTCAGATACCGGACTAGTTTCTATCATCGGAGGAAAATGGACTACTTACCGTAAAATGGCCGAAGATACAGTAGACGAAGCTATGAAAGTCCACAGACTTGGAAACAGCCCATCTAAAACAGAGCATCTTTCCATTCATGGAAATGTAAAACCAGAACAGGTAGACAGAACCAATCACCTGTACGTTTACGGATCTGATATTCCAGCTATAAAAAAATTGCAGCAAAGCAATCCCCGTTATGCGCAAAAAATCCATCCGGATCACCCTTTCACTGTAGCGGAAGTTGTATGGGCGGTAAGAACAGAAATGGCAGAAACCATTGAGGATATTCTGGCCAGAAGAGTCCGCTTACTATTCCTGGATGCGAGAGCTGCTATAGACAGTGCTCATAATGTAGCAGGAATCATTGCTGAAGAAAAAGGATATTCTGAAGAGTGGGCTCAGCAGCAGGAAAACGAATTTATAGAATTAGCAAGAGGATATTTATTGACCCCTTATTCCCCTAAAGTTATCAACCTAAATTAGCATTATATACATGAATGAAAAACTAATTCTCGCTCTAGACCAGGGAACAACTTCCTCCAGAGCGATTCTCTTCAATCACAGCGGAGAAATCAAATATGTATCGCAAAAAGATTTCGAACAGATATTCCCTACGCCGGGATGGGTAGAGCACGATCCAAACGAGATCTGGTCATCACAAATCTCCGTAGCAGCAGAAATTATAGCGAAAGCAGGAATCTCCGGACTGGAAGTAGCTGCTATTGGGATTACGAATCAGCGTGAAACCACAATTGTTTGGGACAAAGAAACCGGTGAACCCATCTACAACGCCATTGTATGGCAGGACCGCAGAACTTCCAAATATTGTGACGAACTGAAAGAACAGGGACACGCAGAGAAGATCAAAGAGAAAACAGGACTTGTTCTGGATGCTTATTTTTCAGCTACCAAATTAAAATGGATTCTTGACAATGTAGAAGGAGCAAGACAAAAAGCTGAAGAAGGAAAACTATGCTTCGGAACTGTTGACACATGGCTTGTATGGAAACTTACCCGTGGAAAAATGTTCATCACAGATGTTTCCAACGCCAGCAGAACAATGCTTCTGAATATTCATACCTTAGAATGGGATAATGATTTATTGGAATTATTCAACATTCCTAAAAATATTCTTCCGGAAGTAAAGCAAAGCAGTGAGGTATATGGCGAAACTGCCACTACTCTATTCTCTACCAAAATCCCGATTGCCGGAATTGCAGGTGACCAACAAGCAGCTTTATTCGGGCAGATGTGTACTACTCCGGGAATGGTAAAAAACACCTACGGAACAGGATGTTTCTTATTAATGAATACAGGAACCGAAGCTGTTTCTTCTAAAAACAACCTATTAACCACCGTAGCCTGGAAAATCAATGGAGAAGTAAATTATGCACTGGAAGGAAGTGTATTTGTAGGAGGTGCAGCTATTCAATGGCTGAGAGACGGTCTTAAAATCATTAATTCTTCTGATCAGGTGAATAAATTGGCTGCTTCTGTACCAGATAATGGCGGAGTATATTTTGTACCGGCATTAACCGGCCTTGGAGCCCCTTACTGGGATCAATATGCCCGTGGTACTATTGTAGGAATTACCCGTGGTACTACTGACGGACATATTGCAAGAGCAACACTGGAAGGAATCGCATTTCAGGTGTATGACATTGTAAAAGCAATGGAAGCAGATTCCGGAAGAGCCAGCCTTGAATTAAGAGTAGATGGCGGTGCTTCTGCAAGCGATCTTCTGATGCAGATACAGTCTGACCTATTCGGTTTTAAAACCACAAGACCCAAAACACTTGAAACAACAGCACTAGGAGCAGCTTATCTTGCCGGACTTGCTGTAGGATACTGGAAAAATATTGATGAAATTCAGGAACAATGGATCATAGATAAAGACTTCCACCCTCAATTGAGCAGGGAGCAGGTAGATAAAATGACCCATTTCTGGAAGAAAGCCGTAAAAAGCGCTCAAAGCTGGATAGAAGATTAATTCACTTATTAAAAAAAACTTATATGACCCCATTTATTGCAGAAGTTATCGGGACGATGCTTCTTATATTGTTAGGCAACGGTGTTGTAGCCAATGTTGTCTTAAAAGATACGAAAGGAAATAATTCCGGATGGATCGTTATTACTACCGCATGGGCACTCGCCGTATTTGTAGGAGTAACCGTTGCCGGCCCAATAAGTGGGGCTCACCTGAACCCGGCTGTAACCATTGGTCTTGCCGCTGCAGGAAAATTTTCCTGGGATCTGGTTCCTTCTTATATTGCAGCTCAAATGATTGGAGGAATGCTGGGTGCTTTTCTGGTATGGCTTTTCAATAAAGATCATTTTGCGATTACGGAAGATGAAGGCGCTAAACTGGCTTGTTTCAGTACAAGCCCTGCCATCAGAAAAACATCTTCTAATCTGATCAGTGAGATCATTGGAACCTTCGTTCTGGTATTTGTTATTTTTCATTTTTCTGATCCGAGTATTTCTCTACAGGCAGATCCAACAGCCAAAGTGGGATTGGGTACTGTAGGTGCTATCCCCGTTACCTTTCTTGTTTGGGTAATAGGTTTATCGCTTGGAGGTACTACAGGATATGCCATTAACCCTGCGAGAGACCTTGCCCCAAGAATCATGCACGCTATCTTACCTGTAAAAGGAAACAGCGATTGGTCATATGCCTGGATTCCCGTGGTAGGTCCTATTACAGGAGCTGTTATTGCAGCAGTTTTATATGGATTTTTAAAATAAAAACAGATGATGAAAAAAGTCTTAAAAGGAATCTTCCTTCTTGCGATAGGAACAGGAAGATTATTTTCACAGGAAAGCAGCGAAACCAAGGAAACCAAAGAAGGAAGACTTGATTTTACAGCCAACATTCAGAACAACCACTTATGGAGAGGGCTTATTATTACAGACAAACCTGTTGTAATGGGAAATCTTTCTTATGCCTTGGATGCGGAAAAGAAATGGAAGGTAGGAATTTGGGGTGCGTCTGCATTAGCGGATGATAAGGACAATACTCATTATAAGGAAATCAACTATTATGTTCAGTATTCTGACGGACGTTTTTATATTGGATTATGGGATCTTTATAATTCCCGAAACATCAATACTGCAGTAGCTGCCGACGATATTTTCAGCTATTCACAGAGAAGAACAGCTCATATTATTGATTTAAGAACGAACTATACTTTCGGACCTTCATTCCCTATCAATATTGAAGCTGACATTATGTTGTACGGTGGAGCCAATGCGGGAGAAGTTATTCTGGAAACTGACGGAAGCTACAAAAAGAAAAGATACTCCACCTATGTACAGGCAAGCTATCCTGTCATTAAAGGAGAGAAAGTAAATTTGGATGCATTTGTAGGAGCCGGATTTGCCCTCAACGATAAAACATTTTTATATGGCAATGGCAAAAACAGCTTTGATATCGTAAATGTAGGAGTAAAAGCAGGAAAAGTAGTGAAGATTACTGATCATTACAATCTTCCTGTATCTATGATGGCTATGTGGAATCCATCTAATAAATATGCAAGAATTCAGCTTGCGGCAACTGTTTTTTAATTTGACTTTAACTTAATTATAGAAAAGCCACTTCTCTCAGGAGTGGTTTTGTTTTTTCAAACAACAACCTGCCAACGGAAAAGATCATCTGTTATAATCTATAATAACCGGGTTTTTACGGAGAGTGCTTTGCTTAAATATATTTACTTTTGAAAAAAATATGTATGAAAAAGATTTTCAGTATAATGATTCTGTGTATCAGTATTTTCACTTTAGCTCAGCAGGTAAAAGTTCCTTTTACCGGACACAGAAGCTTTGATATCATGAAAGGATACAGCGGCACCGGTACACCTCATTATTATGTGGATATCAAAAAGAGCGGTGATGTTCATTTTGGATACGTTCAGGTAAATCAGGCTAATGGAGAAGAAACAACAGAAGAAATAAATGCTGGAAAATATGCTCCCAATAAAGTAATGAAAGTAGTTTTCAAAAAATATGAGGAGAATTTTCTTGTGAAATTTGACAAAGATAAAATTTACCTTACGGACGAAAGAGGAAATATTCTACATCTTGAGGACTGCTGCTCAGCCCGCGAAAGCGCAGATAAAGAAACCTGTAAGTGTGAAAGTGAACTTTACAAGTAGTTAAAATTGTATATATAGAGAGAGCCACTCCATCTGGGGTGGTTTTCTTGTTGTATGCCAATCACCGTGATTTTACGGTTTATATTCTGCTTAAATATCTTTATTTTTGATGAGTGATTTACACCAATGAAAAATTTTAAAATCCTGTTTATATGCCTCCTTTTTCTTATTGTGTCATGCAAGAAGAATGAGAATCACCCTTATACTTTCTATTACTGGAAAACTAAACTGAAGGTTGATAATGAAGAAAAGAAAGCCCTGGACAAAGCAACAACCCCTTATTTATATACCCGATTTTTTGATGTAGATAAAGTGAACGGAAAATTTCAGCCGGTGGCAGTCATTACCAAAGACCAGAGTTTTCAAACTAACAAACAGATTGTCCCTACGGTTTTCATTACCAATCAGACCCTGCTGGGTATTTCTGCAGATGAGATCAAATTTTTGGCGGAAAGCATCCACCATTTAATTCAAAAGAAAGCGAAAGAATACCATCTGAAAACCAATAATGAAATTCAAATCGACTGCGACTGGACTGCCGGCACAAGAAATGATTATTTCAAATTTCTGAAAGAACTCAAAAGAGTTTCCGGAAAAGAAATTACCTGCACGCTTCGTCTTCATCAGGTAAAAGATAAAAAGCAGACCGGAATTCCTCCTGTGGAAAAAGTATACCTCATGTGCTACTCTACTTCATCACCTCTGGAAAAATCTGACAAGAATTCTATTCTGGATGTGAATATTCTGAAAAGCTATCTTTCAAAAATGGAAGATTACCCTATCAAAAAAATTGAAGTAGCACTTCCTATTTATTCTTGGGGAATTGTTACCAACCATCTGGATAAACACAAACTGATTAATGCTCTATCCAAAAGAGATCTTGAAAATCCAAATTTTAAAAAGATTTCCGATCATGAAATTGAAGTTTTGAAAGACGGATTCTACTTTGGAAGTTATTTAAACAAAGGCTTTACAGTAAAGGTAGAGGAAATTTCTGAAGAACAGCTTGAAGATGTTATTCAGTTTTTACAGAAAAAAATCCCGCATTTTACTATTATTTATTATCAATTAGATAGTAAATTTGTGATAGATCGGAATTTTAAATCTCTCTGAGATTGAGACACACCAATAGTCAAGACCAAACCATAAATTATTAAGAAACTAAAAAACACACTACACACCCTATGAAAAAGTACATTCTTTCACTTGCGGTTGTATCACTTTTCTATACAAAATCTGATGCGTGCGCGTGGTCAGATCCTGATTATGATTACTTCAACCTTTTTACACAAACTATCATTAAGGACAAGGCTTATCTTCCTTTTCTGCACAATTATTCAAGCAGATTTTATGGAGGATACAACCCATCATTGATTCCTGATGACAATATTGAAACCTGGAAAAAGTTCTTCAACAATCAGCTTAGCTATTCTGAAACCCAGAATCTGGTGTATAAGATCAGTATGAACGATCTGAATGCTTTAAAGAACGGAAATCCCACCAATCCTCTTTTACAAAAATTAGGTACCGGATTTTACCAAAAGTATAAGGAAGGCATTGATTATTTGATTGAAGCCAAATATCTTGAACCCTTTATGAGCATCAATTATGTAGAAAGTGAAAACTCATTTTATTATGACAGAGATGCCAACAGAAAAAACGCCACAGCTATTGATTATAATAAAACCATTGCAGCTTTAACTTCTTTATACAACGCTGCAAGAAATCCTGAAATCAAACAACGTTACGGCTACCAGTTGGTACGTCTGAATCATTATACAAGAAACTATGATTCTGCTGTGCAGGCCTTCAAAACTCATGTGGCTCCTATAAAACTAAAAGGATCGGTTTACTTTATGTCCCTGGATCAGCTGGCAGGAGCACAGAGAGGATTAGAAATGAACAGTGATGCCAACTGGAATTTTTTCCAGGTATTCATGAACAGTAAAGACCGTAAGGAATCGGCATTTGTTTCTATGAAGCTCTCTGATACGGCTTCTTTCAGTAATATCCTGAAAAGAGCCAATACGAATGATGAAAAAAACATGGCTTATTTCCTTTTAGGATACGAAGACTTCAACAATCCTATTCCGATGATGGAAAAGATGTATGAAATTAATCCTGATTCCGAGATTTTGAAAGTAATGGCTGCCAGAAGTATTAATGAACTGGAAAGAAGCTATCTTCCTACTTATTATTATACTTCCGATGCTCAAAAGACATCAGCAAAGGAAAATTCAACGGATAATACTTCAAAGGATAAATCAGCAGATCAGACAAAACCGGAAGTAAGAGAAGAAAAGCTTTCTTTCTGGCAGAAAATTGTAAGGTTCTTCAAAAATCTTTTTGGAGGTTCCAAGTCTGATAAAACTAGTGATAATGCCAAAGCTGACCAAAGTGATGACGAGTTGTTCAGCAATCCGGACAGAATCCCATTCTATAATAGAACGGCATATTATTACGATGAAAAAACTCAGGATTTCCTTGACAGCCTTGAGAAATTTACCGATAAAACCAAAGAAAAATCTAAAGATGAATACTGGCAGATTGCTGATGCGTATCTTAAGTTTTTAAAGAAAGACTATAAAACAAGCTCAGAAATTCTGAACGATATCAAAACGACCAATCCTGAATATCTGGAAGAGATCAAAAGAATGAAAGTTCTTAATGATATTGTTTCTCAGCCTAAAATTGATGCGGAATATGAAGATCA
The nucleotide sequence above comes from Chryseobacterium sp. 7. Encoded proteins:
- a CDS encoding DeoR/GlpR family DNA-binding transcription regulator, translated to MEKLLPRQDEILKELDDKGHVLVQDLCEKLNVSSVTIRKDLNYLESLGLLFRNHGGASKQVRYAYEKNVGEKESINVEAKQAIAKAALSLIQENDSIILASGTTMHYLARMLVNFGPLTVLTSSLRVAIELCNNPNINIIQLGGEVRKSSTSIVGSISEGILKQFSCNKLFLGVDGIDPEFGISTSNAAEAHLNQIMMECADQTVILADSSKLNKKGFGKIAALDQVDYLITDNGISDEGRAELEEMGVSVLAQ
- a CDS encoding glycerol-3-phosphate dehydrogenase/oxidase, giving the protein MKRNEELSKLTNVKEWDFIVIGGGASGLGSALDAVSRGFKTLLLESHDFAKATSSRSTKLVHGGVRYLAQGDVGLVKEALKERGLLAKNAAHIVKNQSFIIPNYTWWGGIYYKIGLSVYDFLAGKLSLGKTRYISKSKTVEKLPTIEQNHLMSGVVYQDGQFDDARLAVNLTQTIIEKGGSAVNYVKVVNLLKDDSDKVMGVVAEDQFSKEQYQIHGKVVINATGVFTNDILNMNNPRHGKLVVPSQGIHLVLDKSFLKSDDAIMIPKTSDGRVLFVVPWHDRALVGTTDTLLKDENFEPRALEEEISFVLNTARQYLSKKPTREDVKSVFAGLRPLAAPKDGSKSTKEVSRSHKVITSDTGLVSIIGGKWTTYRKMAEDTVDEAMKVHRLGNSPSKTEHLSIHGNVKPEQVDRTNHLYVYGSDIPAIKKLQQSNPRYAQKIHPDHPFTVAEVVWAVRTEMAETIEDILARRVRLLFLDARAAIDSAHNVAGIIAEEKGYSEEWAQQQENEFIELARGYLLTPYSPKVINLN
- the glpK gene encoding glycerol kinase GlpK — protein: MNEKLILALDQGTTSSRAILFNHSGEIKYVSQKDFEQIFPTPGWVEHDPNEIWSSQISVAAEIIAKAGISGLEVAAIGITNQRETTIVWDKETGEPIYNAIVWQDRRTSKYCDELKEQGHAEKIKEKTGLVLDAYFSATKLKWILDNVEGARQKAEEGKLCFGTVDTWLVWKLTRGKMFITDVSNASRTMLLNIHTLEWDNDLLELFNIPKNILPEVKQSSEVYGETATTLFSTKIPIAGIAGDQQAALFGQMCTTPGMVKNTYGTGCFLLMNTGTEAVSSKNNLLTTVAWKINGEVNYALEGSVFVGGAAIQWLRDGLKIINSSDQVNKLAASVPDNGGVYFVPALTGLGAPYWDQYARGTIVGITRGTTDGHIARATLEGIAFQVYDIVKAMEADSGRASLELRVDGGASASDLLMQIQSDLFGFKTTRPKTLETTALGAAYLAGLAVGYWKNIDEIQEQWIIDKDFHPQLSREQVDKMTHFWKKAVKSAQSWIED
- a CDS encoding MIP/aquaporin family protein; translation: MTPFIAEVIGTMLLILLGNGVVANVVLKDTKGNNSGWIVITTAWALAVFVGVTVAGPISGAHLNPAVTIGLAAAGKFSWDLVPSYIAAQMIGGMLGAFLVWLFNKDHFAITEDEGAKLACFSTSPAIRKTSSNLISEIIGTFVLVFVIFHFSDPSISLQADPTAKVGLGTVGAIPVTFLVWVIGLSLGGTTGYAINPARDLAPRIMHAILPVKGNSDWSYAWIPVVGPITGAVIAAVLYGFLK